One Podarcis raffonei isolate rPodRaf1 chromosome 3, rPodRaf1.pri, whole genome shotgun sequence genomic region harbors:
- the LOC128410479 gene encoding nephrocan-like — protein sequence MAPKFMLQLTFKLVLLGKVLFRKMQLFCLLLLLFYPCRAQTPTCPRKCHCDLAGRVQCYRVGEVPKEIAKTTRGIYISHGKIKHLQVTDISSMSALEEFVLTWSGTESVENNTFKALDALRTLELRKNKLRHIPSLLPGSLEVLKLGDNLISVVHESNFEGLQKLRVLEIQSNVILALSFSTLSSLSSLQSLTLDGNNMEYVSGTFYLPNLKYLSMENNKLQSFSGGFFISLCNLLFLNLNGNLLTSTPSDLPTSLLTLKLERNQLKMLKFGDMRQMANLSELFLSENQLSSLEGAEFLSSLTRLELSGNKLQIIPSRLPVTLQKFDCSNNLIDRIKAQDFQELHSLKHFFLDNNVVATFEDGALQNCTQLSNLALEQNLLGSIPLRLPHTLARLDLKGNSIQRIKEQELKNLRHLQVLNLRNNNISTIDHGLWKYLPRLRYLYLDSNPWNCTCEFLKTRRVLTAKGIDVKGGQCKAPAESQGESWMSSRKVLHLCAHNNLYSLEGEEIGKNASVNNPSSLRVNMDDYYDYEIY from the exons ATGGCACCTAAATTCATGCTGCAGCTCACATTTAAGCTGGTGCTGCTCGGGAAGGTGCTATTTaggaaaatgcagctgttttGCCTTTTACTCCTCTTGTTTTATCCTTGCAGAGCTCAAACCCCCACATGCCCGCGGAAATGCCACTGTGACTTGGCAGGGAGAGTGCAGTGCTATAGAGTTGGAGAAGTGCCTAAAGAGATTGCTAAAACTACCAGGGGAATTTACATCAGCCATGGCAAGATCAAACACCTCCAG GTAACTGACATCAGCAGCATGTCTGCCCTTGAAGAATTTGTCCTGACCTGGAGTGGGACAGAATCAGTGGAGAATAACACTTTCAAAGCTCTGGATGCATTGAGGACCTTGGAACTTCGGAAAAATAAACTAAGGCACATACCTAGCTTGCTTCCAGGAAGCCTTGAAGTACTGAAGCTGGGGGACAATTTAATAAGTGTTGTACATGAATCTAATTTTGAAGGTTTACAAAAATTAAGGGTACTTGAAATACAAAGCAACGTGATTTTGGCTCTTTCTTTTAGTACTCTCTCCTCCCTCAGCAGCTTACAAAGTTTGACTTTGGATGGAAATAATATGGAATATGTGTCTGGAACCTTCTACCTACCCAACCTAAAGTATCTTAGCATGGAAAACAATAAGCTGCAATCTTTCTCAGGAGGATTTTTTATATCGCTTTGCAATTTGTTATTTCTCAACTTAAATGGCAATTTACTGACAAGCACCCCTTCAGATCTGCCTACATCTTTATTGACATTGAAGTTAGAAAGAAACCAGCTCAAAATGCTAAAATTTGGAGATATGAGGCAAATGGCAAACTTGTCAGAGCTTTTCCTGTCTGAAAATCAGCTTTCATCACTTGAGGGTGCAGAGTTTCTTTCCAGTTTAACTAGACTGGAGCTGTCTGGGAACAAGCTCCAGATAATCCCATCCAGATTACCAGTCACGCTACAGAAATTTGATTGTAGCAATAACCTGATTGACAGAATAAAGGCGCAAGATTTCCAGGAACTACATAGTCTAAAGCACTTCTTCCTTGACAACAATGTTGTTGCCACATTTGAAGATGGGGCACTTCAGAACTGCACGCAACTGTCTAATCTGGCACTTGAACAAAATCTACTTGGCTCTATTCCATTAAG ACTCCCACATACACTAGCCAGACTGGATCTGAAAGGAAACAGCATACAAAGAATTAAGGAGCAGGAGCTGAAGAATTTAAGGCACCTGCAGGTCTTAAACCTACGGAACAACAATATATCCACCATAGATCACGGTCTCTGGAAATATTTACCTCGACTCAGATACCTATATCTGGACAGCAACCCATGGAATTGCACTTGCGAATTCCTCAAAACCAGAAGGGTGCTCACAGCCAAAGGCATAGATGTTAAAGGAGGACAATGTAAAGCACCAGCAGAAAGCCAGGGTGAAAGCTGGATGTCTTCAAGAAAGGTTCTGCATTTGTGTGCACACAACAATCTGTATTCattagaaggagaagaaataggAAAGAACGCAAGCGTTAATAATCCCTCCAGTCTCAGAGTAAACATggatgattattatgattatgaaatATATTAA
- the NUS1 gene encoding dehydrodolichyl diphosphate synthase complex subunit NUS1 isoform X2: MALGGIASANGRLVRRQEGKGQGRYGDGGANGGCRADKTVSVRERKARWFAPRTAAEPPSRQQQPPPPLLFPRPVPSRRPPPRPMSVAHELLWRLLHLLLHVQRALFAWFRGWFGGRGSWLSRWRRRAASAAAAVASRALLAPAAVGTGAFAYHRPAAAGRKVVGGGGGRWRKDGKSLQKLPGHVGLVVVEEEQSYADMASLVVWCMAVGISYVTVYDQEGFFKRNNSRLMDEILKQQHELLNLDCSKYTVKFANQDKTDQVLNCQSTLNVLSSEDGKTDIVKAAQKFCHLVAQKQKKCTDLDMDVLENLLTSTNGFPDPELILKFGPVDSVLGFLPWQIRLTEIVSLPSHVNISYEEFFSALRHYSNCEQRVGK, encoded by the exons ATGGCCCTCGGCGGCATCGCCTCGGCCAATGGGCGGCTCGTGCGTAGGCAAGAGGGAAAAGGTCAGGGCAGGTATGGAGATGGCGGCGCTAACGGAGGTTGCCGGGCAGATAAAACCGTGTCCGTGAGGGAAAGGAAGGCGAGATGGTTTGCGCCTCGCACTGCGGCTGAGCCTCCCTCGCGACAGCAGCAGCCGCCTCCGCCTCTCCTTTTCCCGCGTCCGGTTCCCTCGCGCCGTCCTCCGCCCAGACCAATGAGCGTCGCGCACGAGCTGCTGTGGCGCCTGCTGCACCTCCTCCTTCACGTCCAGCGCGCGCTCTTCGCCTGGTTCCGAGGCTGGTTCGGAGGTCGCGGCTCGTGGCTCAGCCGTTGGCGGCGGCGCGCGGCTTCGGCCGCGGCCGCCGTCGCCTCGCGGGCTCTCCTGGCCCCGGCGGCGGTGGGCACGGGGGCATTCGCCTACCACAGGCCGGCGGCGGCAGGGCGGAAGGTGGtcggaggaggcggcggccggTGGCGCAAGGACGGGAAGTCTCTGCAGAAGCTGCCGGGCCACGTCGGGCTGGTGGTGGTCGAGGAGGAGCAGAGCTATGCGGACATGGCCAGCCTGGTGGTGTGGTGCATGGCGGTGGGCATCTCCTATGTCACCGTCTACGACCAAGAAG GTTTTTTCAAGAGAAATAATTCAAGGCTAATGGATGAAATCCTAAAGCAGCAGCACGAATTGTTAAATCTTGACTGTTCCAAATATACAGTGAAGTTTGCAAATCAAGATAAAACAGATCAAG TTTTAAATTGCCAATCTACACTGAATGTGCTGTCTTCAGAGGATGGGAAGACAGATATAGTAAAAGCAGCTCAGAAATTTTGCCACTTAGtagcacaaaaacaaaaaaaatgcacaGATCTGGATATGGACGTCTTGGAAAACTTATTAACTA GTACTAATGGCTTTCCTGACCCAGAATTAATATTAAAGTTTGGTCCTGTGGACAGTGTATTAGGATTTCTTCCATGGCAGATCCGATTGACAGAGATTGT TTCTTTGCCTTCACATGTGAACATCAGTTATGAAGAATTCTTCTCTGCCCTCCGTCACTATTCAAACTGTGAACAGCGCGTGGGAAAATAA
- the NUS1 gene encoding dehydrodolichyl diphosphate synthase complex subunit NUS1 isoform X1 translates to MALGGIASANGRLVRRQEGKGQGRYGDGGANGGCRADKTVSVRERKARWFAPRTAAEPPSRQQQPPPPLLFPRPVPSRRPPPRPMSVAHELLWRLLHLLLHVQRALFAWFRGWFGGRGSWLSRWRRRAASAAAAVASRALLAPAAVGTGAFAYHRPAAAGRKVVGGGGGRWRKDGKSLQKLPGHVGLVVVEEEQSYADMASLVVWCMAVGISYVTVYDQEGFFKRNNSRLMDEILKQQHELLNLDCSKYTVKFANQDKTDQVLNCQSTLNVLSSEDGKTDIVKAAQKFCHLVAQKQKKCTDLDMDVLENLLTILCLHM, encoded by the exons ATGGCCCTCGGCGGCATCGCCTCGGCCAATGGGCGGCTCGTGCGTAGGCAAGAGGGAAAAGGTCAGGGCAGGTATGGAGATGGCGGCGCTAACGGAGGTTGCCGGGCAGATAAAACCGTGTCCGTGAGGGAAAGGAAGGCGAGATGGTTTGCGCCTCGCACTGCGGCTGAGCCTCCCTCGCGACAGCAGCAGCCGCCTCCGCCTCTCCTTTTCCCGCGTCCGGTTCCCTCGCGCCGTCCTCCGCCCAGACCAATGAGCGTCGCGCACGAGCTGCTGTGGCGCCTGCTGCACCTCCTCCTTCACGTCCAGCGCGCGCTCTTCGCCTGGTTCCGAGGCTGGTTCGGAGGTCGCGGCTCGTGGCTCAGCCGTTGGCGGCGGCGCGCGGCTTCGGCCGCGGCCGCCGTCGCCTCGCGGGCTCTCCTGGCCCCGGCGGCGGTGGGCACGGGGGCATTCGCCTACCACAGGCCGGCGGCGGCAGGGCGGAAGGTGGtcggaggaggcggcggccggTGGCGCAAGGACGGGAAGTCTCTGCAGAAGCTGCCGGGCCACGTCGGGCTGGTGGTGGTCGAGGAGGAGCAGAGCTATGCGGACATGGCCAGCCTGGTGGTGTGGTGCATGGCGGTGGGCATCTCCTATGTCACCGTCTACGACCAAGAAG GTTTTTTCAAGAGAAATAATTCAAGGCTAATGGATGAAATCCTAAAGCAGCAGCACGAATTGTTAAATCTTGACTGTTCCAAATATACAGTGAAGTTTGCAAATCAAGATAAAACAGATCAAG TTTTAAATTGCCAATCTACACTGAATGTGCTGTCTTCAGAGGATGGGAAGACAGATATAGTAAAAGCAGCTCAGAAATTTTGCCACTTAGtagcacaaaaacaaaaaaaatgcacaGATCTGGATATGGACGTCTTGGAAAACTTATTAACTA TTCTTTGCCTTCACATGTGA